From Brachyspira hampsonii:
AACAAATACAGAAGAAATAACTTCAGAATCTCAAGAAGAAGAATTGAAAGAAGATATATCGGAACCTCAAGAAGAAAAAGTAGAAGAAGATATCGAAGAATCTCATGAAGAACAGAAGAAGAGATAATTAATAATGAAGAAGAAAATACAGTTACAAGGTAATTCAAGATTTCCAGAACGCATATTATATTATTGGGCTTCAAATTATAGTAAATTATTAAAACATGGAGAAAAATACGATACTTTAACTCCTGTAATTAGCATAAATTTACTTAATTTCAATTTAGATGATTCAAATAATATTCATTCATGCTATATGATTTATGATACAGTTAATGATAGACTATTAACGGCACCGAAGGTTGGCTTTGCCCCATTTACAAATTCATATAATTGAAATCAAAAAATTTCAATATAATTTATTACAGCCCGATTTAAACTGTTGGCTTAAATTTTTTACAATGAAAGAAAAAGATAATAAGGAGTTTATTATGTCTGATCTAGTAAAAGAAAAACCTATAATGGAAGAAGTACAAAAAAGATACAATAACTTTATTAAAAATAGATTAATGATGAATGAATACGATAAAAGAGAAGCGTATTTATATGGTAATCAAATAATGCTTGAAGAAGAAAGAAAATTAGGAATTGAAGAAGGTATAGAACAAGGTAAAAAAGAACAGCAAATATCTATAGCTAAAAGCTTTAAAAATGCAGGCATAGATATAAAAATTATAAGTGAAAATACAGGATTAAGTATAGAAGAAATAAAAAATTTGTGAACATCTGGCAAGTTTACTTGTCAGATACTTTTAGTGAACAAATTTTTTATATATAAATAAAGAAATAGAAAAACTATAATAAGTATATACCTGAATTTATTAAAAAAATAAAAAGAGCTTCTATATACAACAATATATAAAAGCTCTTAATTTTTTATTATTTTTTAAGAAGTTCTCCTACTATCTCATCAAGCTCTTCAGGTTTTACTCTAGGATCATATCGTCCTACTATATTTCCTTGTCTGTCTATTAAGAACTTACCGAAGTTCCATCTTATTTTTTCAACGCCTTCTTCTGTAGGTTTTTCTGCTTTCAAATAAACAAATAAAGGATCCGCATTTTTACTATTAACTTTTACTTTATCAAATAGTTTGAAAGTAATACCGAATTTTTCTTTCCTAAACTCGGCAATCTCTTCAATAGGTTCTTTAGCCTGACCTCCGAATTGATTGCAAGGGAAATCCAATATTTCAAAACCTTCTTTTTTATATTTTTTATATAAATCTTGCAATGCCGGATACTGCTTTGTAAATCCGCATTTTGTGGCAGTATTTACTATTAATAAAACTTTGCCTTCATATTTTTTTAATTTAACATCCTTGCCTTCAGCATCTTTTACAGTGTAATCATATATACTCATTATTCCTCCGTAAATTTTTATAAGTATAAATTATTTATTATAAAATTATAAATTAATTTGTCTATATATGCAAATAAAAAAGGCATACTCTATAATAATAGAATATGCCTTGAAATTACTCTAACTATAAATTATAAAAGAGCTTTAGCAGCATTTAAAGCAGCATCATAATCTGGTTCATTAGTGATTTCTGGAACATATTGTACATATTTAACAGTATTGTCTTTATCAAGTACAAATACAGCACGAGTTAAAAGTTGTAATTCTTTTAATAAAGTACCGAATTTTCTTCCGAAATCTTTTTGATTGTAGTCAGAAGCTACGATATGAGAAGAAGCATTAGCAGCAGCACACCATCTAGCTTGAGCGAATGGTAAGTCAACAGATACTGTTACTACTGTTACTCCTTTTAAAGAAGCAGCTTCTTTGTTGAATCTTTTAGTTTGTACATCGCATACAGGTGTATCTAAAGATGGTACAGAAGATATGATTTTTACTGTATCACCTGCATCTTTTAAAGACCATGGACTTAAATCTGTTTTTACTACTGTAAAATCTAAAGCTTTAGCTCCAACTGTTAATTGAGCACCTTCTAAAGTTTGTGTTGCACCTTGAAATGTAACTGTCATTTTTTACTCCTTCTATTATTTATTAATTTTAATAAAAATTAAATATAATCTTTTATTATTTAAGAAAATATATAAATTATTAGAAAAAAAGTCAATAAAAAAAATGAATAATTTTATTTTTTAACCCTTTCAAGGAGCTTAAGCCTAATTAAAAACTCTTTATTATATTTTATATCTATCTTTATATCTTTTTTTGTGATAGGGTGAACAAAATCAACCTCTTTTGCTATTAAAGCAAAACCTTTCATTTTATAAATATCAGCATTTTTTGAATATATTTTGTCTCCTATTATTGGATGTCCTATATATGAAAGATGCACTCTTATCTGATGCGTTCTGCCTGTTAAAGGTTTTAATTCAAGTAAAGTATGTTCATTTAATATTTTTAGAACTTTATAATGAGTTACTGCTGATTCTCCTCCGTCTTTTACTGAGAGAGGTATTCTTTTATTAGGATTTTTTTTATCAATTCCTATTGATACATCTATTGTACCATTATCTTTTTTCACTCTTCCCTGAACTATGGCATGATACACTTTATTAATGGTTTTATTTTTAAAAGATTCTTCAAAATATTTTTTAGTTTTCTCATCTCTAGCAAGAATAAGTATTCCTGAAGTAAATTTATCTATTCTATGAACTAAATATAAACTATCAATATGATTATATTCTTTTTTTATTATATTTATCAAATTACTATCCGCCTCAATACCTGCTTCTTTATCAATGGCAATGAAATAATCATCTTCATAAATAATTTTCATTTTATATTCACTTTATAATTATTATAATTTTTCTATAATTAAAGATATTCTAGTAAAAAAGTAATTCACATTTCTCAAACTTTCAGCAATAAGAAATATTAATTTTTCTCTCGTCTCTCTTTCTCCCCTTTCGCACATAAGTATAGTTGCTGATAAAATAGTTTGCAGTATGCTTGCTTTTTTTTGATATTCTTTTACAAGATTAATCGTTTCATAATATAAATTATCTATATTATTTAAATTATTATTTATATTGTTATATATATTTGACAAAATATTTCTAAATTCTTCTAATGTACTTTTTAATTCTATATACGCTTTTTTTATATCAGTATCATTATCTTTTTTATATATGCTATTAGCTATATTTAATGCTTTACTTCTTATATTATCAATAGAAAAATTTTCTATGCTGCCCTCTTCTATAGAATCCATTTTCACAGCTTCTTTAGTGATTCTCTTTATTTTCATATTTGAATATTTATCTTTGAATTCATTAAAATATTCCATCTGACTTTCAAATACAAATTCTGTAGGCGGATAATTATCTATATTCGTATTATTTCTTATAGTATTAAAATAATATGATTCATAAGTTTTTAATTTATTAGTTTTATTCACCATATATTCATAAGAAAGAGCATGTTTAATATGCCTCTCATAAAAAGGATAGCTATTGTCAAAACCTATTAATAATACTTCATCTAAACCAATATAATGAGCAAAATCTATCATAGTTGTTGCCACGGTGCTTGAAGTAGTAAGGTATGATAATTTGGTGAAATCTTGTATATATTTTATTATTCCTAAATTTTCAGAAGAAGTGAATCTTATAATATCAGCATTTATATTTCTAGGTATTATTTTATTTGCCGCTATATCCATAACTAAATAAGGAAACTCCCTGTTTTCATACACAAAATCTAAAGAATTAAAAAAACCTCCGTCTACAGTAATTACAAAATCAGGAATTATACCATGTTTACATAACACACTGTAACTAGTATCAACGCATATAATAAAGAAATTTTCTCTTTCTTTTTTTATTATATCTATACTATGCTTCAATGTAGGACCGGGACATATAAGCAATGCCTTTAAGCCTTTAAATGCATCTTTAAAATGAATTATATCTGATGATTTTTTTATATACTCACTATTAAATATTATATTCTTAGTCCATATATTCTCAAAATACATATTAGTAAATATATTTGATATTTCTTTTTCCATTATATTTAATATCTGAGTATAAAATATATTAGCATTATCCTTTTCTTCTTTTGTAAGCGATGGAAGAAGAACCAAATTAATACCATTTATGCTTTTATAATCAATGATTTTATTTATATAATCAATACTGTCATCTTTATATACAAAAAATATATTCTTATTATCCGTATTGTATATATTATAATAAGAATATTTAAAAACTGCCACATCTTCTATAACAACTATTATTTTAAGAGTTTTTATGATTTCTTTATTAAAATAATTATCAATATTTTCAATCAAATATTTTAAAGTATATCCTAATCCATATCCATATATTATGAGAAGATTTTTATTTTTATTTATATTTTCTAAAGCTCTTTTGCATTCATTATTAATATTATATTTACTATGTAAAGCTCTTCCATTTTTAGAAATTATTATGATATTATCTTTATTTTTTTCTATTTTGTATGAAGCGTCAAGTTCGCTTTTTTCTTCTTTTAATAAATTATGCAGTTTTACTGATATATTCATCTATTTATAATAACAAAAAAAATATAAAAATCAAATATACAGCACAATATATAATAAAAAATAATTGACAATATCTATAATTATTATAAATTATAAGGATATAACTTTTATGAGGTATTTTTATGTCAACTTCACCATTAGGATATAATACTAAAACAGGAAAACCATATAAAGTAATGATTATAGATGATTCTAGTACTATAAGGATAGCTGAAAGAAAGATATTATTATCTGAAAACTTTGATGTAATATTGGAAGCTGACGGTGCTATGGATGCTTTAACAAAACTTAGAGAAGCAGAAGATAAACCGGATATAATAATGACGGATTTTGAAATGCCGCAGATGAATGGAATTGATTTGCTTAAAAGGATTAGAGCATTGAATATAGACTCCAAGATAATAGTTGTTACTTCTTATGCAAATAAAGGCGTATTAATGGAGTTCTTAAAATTAAAAGTAGACGGATATATTGTAAAGCCTGTTCAGCGTCAGACTATGATATATCATTTAGCTAGGGTAATAGGAAGAGAAGATTATTTAAAATAAATTTAGTCTTTAACACTTTTAATTTATAATATCTGATACTATATTTTCAGAAATAAAATATATTATTATAATAGTTATATATAAATCATATATTTTCTTCTATATTATAGTATCATTTTGTATATTGATAATTTTATCATAAAATGTTATAATTGTACGAATATTTTTTAAGGATATAAATATATGGCAGTAAAAAAGAATAAAGAAGATAATTCAGAAGAAAGACAATATTCCACACTGACAAAAGATATCTTAAAAAGAGTAGATCATATTTCAATAGAAAATGAATTAAGAGAATCTTATTTAACTTATGCTATGAGCGTTATCGTATCTAGGGCATTACCTGATGTAAGAGATGGTTTAAAACCTGTTCATAGAAGAATCTTATATGCTATGTATGATGCTAATCTTACCCATGACAAGCCGTACAAGAAATCGGCTGCTACAGTAGGAGAAGTTTTGGCTCGTTATCACCCGCATGGAGATGCTGCAGTTTACGGAACTATGGTAAGAATGGCACAGGATTTCTCTATGCGTTATTTACTTGTAGACGGACAGGGTAATTTTGGTTCTATAGATGATGACCCTCCTGCTGCAATGCGTTATACTGAAGCAAGAATGACTCGTTTTGCAGAAGAAATGCTTAATGATATAGAAAAAGAAACTGTTAAATTCGTACCGAACTTCGATGATTCCAGAACTGAACCTTCTGTACTTCCTGCTACAGTCCCTCAGCTTTTAGTCAATGGAAGTATGGGTATTGCTATTGGTATGGCTACTAATATGCCGCCTCATAACTTAAAAGAGGTTGTAAATGCTATAGTTTATTATATAGATCATCAGGATGCAGAAATTAAAGATTTGATGCGTTATGTACAAGGTCCTGACTTCCCTACTGCTGGTATTATATATGGTAAAGAGGGTATTAAAGAGGCTTATACTACAGGAAAAGGACGAATAAAGCTAAGAGCCAGACTTGAAGTAGAAGAAACTAAGAAAGACAGAGAGGCTATAGTAGTTAAAGAGCTTCCTTACGGAGTTGTAAAAACTACTCTTCATGAAAAAATAGCTGAATTAGTAAAACAAGGCAAAATTGAAGGTGTAGCAGATATTAGAGATGAATCAAGCAACAGAGCAGGTATTCGTCTTATAATAGAACTTAAAAAAGGTGTTGCCACACAAATAGTGCTTAATCAGTTATGGAAGCATACTGATTTGGAAACTACTTTCGGTATAATAAATCTTGCATTAGTTAATGGCGAACCTAAAGTTTTAAATTTAAAAGAGCTTATAAAATATTTTGTTGACCACAGAGTTGAGGTTATCACAAAAAGAACAGAATATGATTTGAATCAAGCCAGGGCTAAAGCTCATATATTAGAAGGCTTACTAATAGCTCAGGCTAATATTGAAGAGGTTATAAGAATAATAAGAGAAAGCGAAAATACTGATGCTGCAAGAACCACTCTTATGAACAGATTCAAACTTTCAGAAAAACAGGCTCAGGCTATACTTGACATGCCTCTCAAACGCTTAACTGCTTTAGAAAAATTAAAAATAGAACAGGAATTACAGCAATTAAGAGAATTTATAGCTTATTGTGAGGACTTGCTTGCCCACCCAGAAAAAATACTTGCTGTTATTAAAGATGAGCTTAAAAAAATAGCAGAAAAATATGGTGATGACAGAAGAAGCGAGATAATAGGAAAAACTAATGATACTGAAATAGATGAAGAAGATTTGATACATGATGAAGATGTAGCAGTATCTATAACTACTCAGGGATTCATTAAAAGAGTGCCAGCTTCAAGCTATCGTACACAAGGCAGAGGCGGTGTAGGTGTTCAGGGCGGAAAATCTCAAGGCGAACACTATATAGAACATCTATTTGTTGCTTCTACTAAAGACTATTTATTTATATTCACAGATAGAGGTAAGGCTTTCTGGATGAAGGTGCATGAAATACCTGCTTTAAGTAAGATATCTCAGGGTAAAAGTATTAAATTTATACTTAATTTAGCACCTGAAGAAAAAATTACAAGCTACTTTACAGTATCAGAGTTTGATCCTAAACAGTCTATTATTATGGTTACTAAAATGGGTACTATAAAGAAAATGGAATTAAAGCATCTTGAGAATGCCAAAAAAAGAGGAATACTTGCTTTAACATTAGAAAATAATGATGAATTAGTTGCAGTTTCACCTGTACAAACAGGAGATGATTTCATTATGACTACTGCTTCAGGACTTGCTTTAAGAATCACTGAAGAGAAGATTAGAAAAATGGGAAGAGCAGCAGCTGGTGTTAAAGGTATTGCATTAGATGATGATGATGTTTGCGTATCAGGAAATGCTATACATAAGGGAGAATCATTAATCGTTATTACAGAAAATGGTATAGGTAAAAGACTTTCTTCAAAACAGTTTAATGTTAAAGGAAGAGGAGGAAAAGGACAGATTTATATTAAGCCGGACAATAAAACAGGAAATGTTGTCAGCGTAAAAACTGTAGGTGATAAAGATGAAATAATGGTTGTTACTACTGATGACATGACTATAAAGATTAAAGCTGATTCTATACCTGAACTTGGAAGGAATGCTAAGGGTGTAAAAATCGTTAATATTTCTGACGGAGCTAGGGTAAGCGATTTAGCTGTTGTACCTGCTGATAGTGAAGAAAAAAAATAATTTAATATTTATAAGCCTATATTTTTTAATATAGGCTTTTTTAATTTAAAAAATTGCATTTTTATAAAATTTTATTATATTGATAATATAACAAAATGAGTATTTATAAATATTTGAAATAATTGTTATTTTATTTCTTAAATCTTTAATTTTAATTAAATACAATTTTTTCTCTTAAATGTTAAAGAAAAAATTTAATTATTAAAAATATAAAAATATAGATAATATTAATATGTTATTTTGAGGTTGCATTATGGATACTACAATAAAACTGCCTTATGGTGCCGAAATATTTATAAAGAGTAAATTTCTTAAAGCACAAATAGTAGAAATCGAAAAAATAGATAATATTTTTAAAGTAGAACTTGATAATGAAGTATTTATCACATTTGATGAAAATGGTAATTGGATTTCTATTAATAGTGAAAAAAGGCTTCCTGAAGATGTTATTCCTGATATAGTTCAAAAGAAAATAAATAAATTAAAAAGATTTGAAACAAAATATAAATATGAGAATTTAGATATTAATGAAATAAGGAAAATCATTAATTCATATAGAGTAATATTAGATCATTATTTGGAAATGCATATATACAGCAATTAAATCATTTCAAACAGCGAACTATTTTACCATTAGACATCTCATAAACATTATTAGCATAAGCTGCTATATTATGGGCATGTGTAACCATAATGATGCTAGTTCCTTGTTTATTAATAGTTGTCAATATTTCCATAAGAGTTTTTGTACTTGCAGGATCAAGATCGCTTGTAGGCTCATCAGCTATTAAGCATTTACAGCCGTAAGCCAATGCTCTTAATATAGCAACCTTTTTCATTTCACCGCCTGAGAGATCAGATGCTTTAGAATATGTTTTATCTTTAAGAGCAAATAATTCTATATTTTCCTTAGTCTGATTTATTTTTTCTTCTGTAATTTTATGTTTAAAAGATAAAGGCATTAATATATTATCAATAACGCTTATAGTTGGTATAATAACAGGATATTGAAATATATAAGAAAAATATTCTCGTCTAAAACTTGCAAGAACATCTTCATTAGCTCCATTTAATTTGAAAGAATCATAATATATAGTTCCGCTAGTAGGTTTAAGTATTCCACCTATTATACTTAGCAATGTACTTTTTCCGCTTCCTGTATGTCCTACAAAACTTATAAAATCCCCTTGATTGATGTCCAAACTAATATCTTCGCAGGCATTAAATTGATTAACTCCCAAAGGGAAAACCTTTGATACATTGATTATTTTTATATTCATAGTGTTCCCCTCAAATCATCATAAGGATCTTTTCGTAAAAGTATAGAATTAGAAATAAAAGCTCCTATCATAAAGCCTACTATTAGTACAGCATTTGAGAGTAATACTACATAAGCTCCGTTAATTACATCTGAAACTTCTACTAAAGTTAATATATATGAACTATATCTTATATATAAGATTAACATTTCTATAATACAAATCAAAAATGATACTAAAGGATATAAAAGACTTATTAATATGGCTAATTTTCTTATAGCTAATTTAGTAGCTCCGAATATACGCAAAGTAGAAAACATTCTGCTGTTCTTTGAAAATATATAAGAGCTGGATATTGCAGAATATAATACCCCTATTATTAATATTCCTATAAATAAAGCGTATATAGAAAACTCTCTGAAGAAAGGTATATTTTCATTTAATAATATTTCATATTTCCATACTAAGCTGAATATAGAAGTTACAGTCATAAGCTGAGATAATGAAATAAATATTATTATTGAAAATACAATACTTCCTTTAATAAGTTTTGAAGCATATCCTATAGTTGAATTATACACAATAAAAAACCTTTTATTTTTTTTAACCTATTAGCCGTATCTTTGTAAAATAGCTCTAAAATTCAATATCGATATTATCTATGATTACTTAAGCAAATTATTTTTACTATATATAAGTAATCATCTTAATGTTCCAAATTCTATTGTATTAAAATTATCTACCTCTTCTATTAGAGGAATAGGATATTCAGACATATCTTTTCCTTCTCTTAAGGTATTGTATATTGTTAAATTATTTTTTTTCCAATCGGATAATCTTTTTTTGTATTCTTTTGTATAGCCTGAAGTCATTTCTAATATACCATTATTCAAAATAAAGCCTACTAGCATATTTACATTGCTGTTTGGAATAGAATCTCTTACATCATAAGCAACATAATTTAGAGGCATCTTTTCATAGTAATAAGCATTAGTAGAACTTTCTGCATATAAAAATATTCCTGTACCTCTTTTTATACCATTTATTTTATATTCTACATTTCCATTTTCTTTAAATGTGTATAAATATCCGTTAGGAGCAAGCACGCTTTTACCCTTAACCGATTTTATCCATACATTATTGTATTTACTA
This genomic window contains:
- a CDS encoding glutathione peroxidase, translated to MSIYDYTVKDAEGKDVKLKKYEGKVLLIVNTATKCGFTKQYPALQDLYKKYKKEGFEILDFPCNQFGGQAKEPIEEIAEFRKEKFGITFKLFDKVKVNSKNADPLFVYLKAEKPTEEGVEKIRWNFGKFLIDRQGNIVGRYDPRVKPEELDEIVGELLKK
- the tpx gene encoding thiol peroxidase, with amino-acid sequence MTVTFQGATQTLEGAQLTVGAKALDFTVVKTDLSPWSLKDAGDTVKIISSVPSLDTPVCDVQTKRFNKEAASLKGVTVVTVSVDLPFAQARWCAAANASSHIVASDYNQKDFGRKFGTLLKELQLLTRAVFVLDKDNTVKYVQYVPEITNEPDYDAALNAAKALL
- a CDS encoding RluA family pseudouridine synthase, giving the protein MKIIYEDDYFIAIDKEAGIEADSNLINIIKKEYNHIDSLYLVHRIDKFTSGILILARDEKTKKYFEESFKNKTINKVYHAIVQGRVKKDNGTIDVSIGIDKKNPNKRIPLSVKDGGESAVTHYKVLKILNEHTLLELKPLTGRTHQIRVHLSYIGHPIIGDKIYSKNADIYKMKGFALIAKEVDFVHPITKKDIKIDIKYNKEFLIRLKLLERVKK
- a CDS encoding motility associated factor glycosyltransferase family protein translates to MNISVKLHNLLKEEKSELDASYKIEKNKDNIIIISKNGRALHSKYNINNECKRALENINKNKNLLIIYGYGLGYTLKYLIENIDNYFNKEIIKTLKIIVVIEDVAVFKYSYYNIYNTDNKNIFFVYKDDSIDYINKIIDYKSINGINLVLLPSLTKEEKDNANIFYTQILNIMEKEISNIFTNMYFENIWTKNIIFNSEYIKKSSDIIHFKDAFKGLKALLICPGPTLKHSIDIIKKERENFFIICVDTSYSVLCKHGIIPDFVITVDGGFFNSLDFVYENREFPYLVMDIAANKIIPRNINADIIRFTSSENLGIIKYIQDFTKLSYLTTSSTVATTMIDFAHYIGLDEVLLIGFDNSYPFYERHIKHALSYEYMVNKTNKLKTYESYYFNTIRNNTNIDNYPPTEFVFESQMEYFNEFKDKYSNMKIKRITKEAVKMDSIEEGSIENFSIDNIRSKALNIANSIYKKDNDTDIKKAYIELKSTLEEFRNILSNIYNNINNNLNNIDNLYYETINLVKEYQKKASILQTILSATILMCERGERETREKLIFLIAESLRNVNYFFTRISLIIEKL
- a CDS encoding response regulator, producing the protein MSTSPLGYNTKTGKPYKVMIIDDSSTIRIAERKILLSENFDVILEADGAMDALTKLREAEDKPDIIMTDFEMPQMNGIDLLKRIRALNIDSKIIVVTSYANKGVLMEFLKLKVDGYIVKPVQRQTMIYHLARVIGREDYLK
- the gyrA gene encoding DNA gyrase subunit A, whose amino-acid sequence is MAVKKNKEDNSEERQYSTLTKDILKRVDHISIENELRESYLTYAMSVIVSRALPDVRDGLKPVHRRILYAMYDANLTHDKPYKKSAATVGEVLARYHPHGDAAVYGTMVRMAQDFSMRYLLVDGQGNFGSIDDDPPAAMRYTEARMTRFAEEMLNDIEKETVKFVPNFDDSRTEPSVLPATVPQLLVNGSMGIAIGMATNMPPHNLKEVVNAIVYYIDHQDAEIKDLMRYVQGPDFPTAGIIYGKEGIKEAYTTGKGRIKLRARLEVEETKKDREAIVVKELPYGVVKTTLHEKIAELVKQGKIEGVADIRDESSNRAGIRLIIELKKGVATQIVLNQLWKHTDLETTFGIINLALVNGEPKVLNLKELIKYFVDHRVEVITKRTEYDLNQARAKAHILEGLLIAQANIEEVIRIIRESENTDAARTTLMNRFKLSEKQAQAILDMPLKRLTALEKLKIEQELQQLREFIAYCEDLLAHPEKILAVIKDELKKIAEKYGDDRRSEIIGKTNDTEIDEEDLIHDEDVAVSITTQGFIKRVPASSYRTQGRGGVGVQGGKSQGEHYIEHLFVASTKDYLFIFTDRGKAFWMKVHEIPALSKISQGKSIKFILNLAPEEKITSYFTVSEFDPKQSIIMVTKMGTIKKMELKHLENAKKRGILALTLENNDELVAVSPVQTGDDFIMTTASGLALRITEEKIRKMGRAAAGVKGIALDDDDVCVSGNAIHKGESLIVITENGIGKRLSSKQFNVKGRGGKGQIYIKPDNKTGNVVSVKTVGDKDEIMVVTTDDMTIKIKADSIPELGRNAKGVKIVNISDGARVSDLAVVPADSEEKK
- a CDS encoding PepSY-like domain-containing protein, encoding MDTTIKLPYGAEIFIKSKFLKAQIVEIEKIDNIFKVELDNEVFITFDENGNWISINSEKRLPEDVIPDIVQKKINKLKRFETKYKYENLDINEIRKIINSYRVILDHYLEMHIYSN
- a CDS encoding ABC transporter ATP-binding protein, with the protein product MNIKIINVSKVFPLGVNQFNACEDISLDINQGDFISFVGHTGSGKSTLLSIIGGILKPTSGTIYYDSFKLNGANEDVLASFRREYFSYIFQYPVIIPTISVIDNILMPLSFKHKITEEKINQTKENIELFALKDKTYSKASDLSGGEMKKVAILRALAYGCKCLIADEPTSDLDPASTKTLMEILTTINKQGTSIIMVTHAHNIAAYANNVYEMSNGKIVRCLK